Sequence from the Maribacter algicola genome:
TCAAGATATATTGGGACCTATGTGTTTCGATTATGGTTTTGGTCCGTTCCGATGGGTCTGCACCTCTGGCAAACCTGAGGATTTAAGAAAAACGGACCAGATTGCGCTGGAGGTGATGTTACGTATAAAAGCGACCGCTCCAGTTGAGATTCGGCAGCAAATGGAAGATAACATCAAATGGATCCATGAGGCCGAAGAAAACAAATTGGTCGTTGGTTCCCAGGCAAGGATTTTATATGCCGATGCGGAAGGTAGGGCCGCCATTGCCGAAGCCTTTAACCAAGCGGTGAAGTCGGGTGAAATTTCCGCGCCGGTTGTTTTGGGTAGGGACCACCATGACGTGAGCGGCACTGACAGTCCATATAGGGAAACCAGTAATATTTACGACGGAAGTAAGTTCACGGCAGATATGGCCATCCACAACGTAATCGGCGACAGCTTTAGGGGCGCCACCTGGGTATCCATCCACAACGGTGGCGGCGTAGGTTGGGGCGAGGTCATCAACGGCGGTTTTGGCATGGTGCTCGACGGGACAAAGGAAGCTTCGAACCGACTAAAAAACATGTTGTTCTATGACGTAAACAATGGCATCGCCCGAAGAAGTTGGGCCCGAAACAAGGAAGCCATCTTCGCCATAAAACGGGAAATGGAGCGCACACCCAACTTACGAGTTAATTTGCCTAACTTCGTGGAGGACCACGTTTTAGAATCGGTATTCAAGACCAAAACGGAAGGATAAACATAGAGGTGGATCCACCTGCCCAATGAAATGAGGCAAAAAAAATGACACGAAATGAGCAACTACTCAGAAACCTTTTCAAACATATACACTGGAAGACCATCGGGCCAGCAGCTGTATTTACATGAAAAGATTTCTTGTTTGCCTATTACCAAAGTAGCAACGGTTGCTTCCGAAAAATGCTTTGCCCTTTTGGGCTATGCCTGTGATGAAGGGGTGAAAAGAAATTTGGGTCGGCCTGGTGCCGCCAATGGACCGGATGCCATTAGAAAGCACTTGGGCAAACTGCCCAACCATCTTCCAACGGAGACACTGGTCTATGATGTGGGCACCCTACAATGTTTGGAAGGCGATATGGAAGAAACCCAACAGGCCCTTGGCGATTCCATTTGCCTATTGCTTCAGCAAAAACACTTCCCCATCGTACTTGGAGGCGGTCATGATATGGCCTACGGCACCTACAACGGACTGAAAAAATATGTTGGGAAATCGGAAACCATCGGTATTATAAATTTTGATGCCCATTTTGACCTTAGAAACAACTTACAGGACGACGGCAACACTGTGAACAATTCTGGTACCCCATTTTATCAGATAGCCCAGGATTGTATAGAAAACGGCTCACCCTTCAAATATCTTTGCCTAGGAATACGAAAGGACGCCAACGACCGAACCCTATTCGAAACGGCTAAGAAACTGGATGTAAAGTATGTAATGCGGGATACTTTTAGGATACAATTCCACAATGAAATAAATGCATGGATCAACGCCTTTGCCAGTAGTGTGGACCATATTTATGTAACTATTGACCTCGACGGGTTTTCATCTGCCTATGCCCCTGGGGTAAGTGCCCCTTCGCCCATGGGTTTCACCCCAGATGTTGTTCTAGAATCCCTAAAGACCATTATGGGATGCGGTAAGCTACGGGTTTTGGATATTGCCGAGTTAAATCCGGATTTTGATCGGGACGACCAAACGGCTAAATTAGCCGCATCCTTAGTACATTTTATACTCCACGACCTTCCTTAAGAACAGAAGTAAACAAAAAAAGCCTCCCAAATGGAAAGCCTTTCATTGGTTTCAAATAGGTATCACCTATTTACACCATTGTCCCAAAATTCCTTCTGAGACACAACACAACGACACAAAGATAAGAAAGGAATTTTAATATTTTGTAGGGTTTAAAAAAATAGGGAAAGATGAAAGGTCAATTTGTCCCTTGAAAGGGCATATATACACATTGGGCAAACTCGATTAAAACCTATTAAATCAGGTTAAATACCAAGAACAAGAGTAATAGCGAAGATACTTTCGCTTGGTCGATAGTTTCCAGTAACCCCAAAATCGAAACCTACCTTGCAAAGCCAAATCCATATCTGGCATATGAACCTACGTCCAATCACATTCATATCATTTTTATTCCTATTCATCTCCTGCAGTAAAGAGGACGTAACCACCATACAAGAAGATTTGATGGTTTCCTTGGACGAGGATATTGCCGCCGAATCCGAAAAAACAAATCAAAAATCCCAAATTTTTGATGAGGCCTTTGTCAATTGGATCTTAAGGAGACAACAATCCTCTGGTTTATTGGAAAGTACTGAAATTTCAAGCTTTACCTCCCTATATGACAATGCGCTTGCCGCCATATTTTTCATACAGGAGGATAAAAAGGAAAATACCGAAAAGATATTCGATTACTATGAATCCATAGCCGATACTGAGCTATCCCAGAACGGCGGATTTTTTCAATTTAGAAATTCAGATGGTTCCGAACCTGAAAGGATATGGATGGGCGACAATGCCTGGTTGCTGATTGCCTTGAACCAATATGCGAACAAATATAAATCCACAAAATATGAAGCCCTTGCCCTAAAACTGGATAGCTGGCTACGGTCCCTGCAAATGGAAAATGGCGCCCTAAAAGGCGGTACGAATGCGGACGGGACAGAAATCCCCAATGTTACGGAAGGTATGATTACGGCATTTCATGCCGTAAAAGGATATGACGATTTCCATAAAAAAATCCTACAATTCCTAAGGAACAATAGGTGGGACGAGGAATTGGGACTCTTGATAGCCTGGCCAGAAAATCCGGAGTATGCCTTTGCCCTAGACGTGCTTTCCCTAAGCAAACTAATTTTCAAAGATCTCTCTGATGACGTGTTATTTCAGGCCAACAAATTCCTAAATGACCAAACTGCCACCTTGAGCGGGGCATTGATTACAGGCTATTGTTTTGACCAGGACAAAGACGTTATTTGGTTGGAAGGTACCGCACAAATGGCAGTGGCCTTTAACGATATCCAACGGTCTGACATTACTGAAAAAATTATGGAGAACATTGAAAAAACAAGGATTCAGAGCACGATTTCAGAAAATGCCGCAGGTATACCTTATGCTGCAAATTATGGAACTTCCTATGGCGCGAGCGCCTTATGGGACCATGCCGATATCACCCCTGCATTGTCCTCAACCTTATGGTATTACTTTGCAAAAACTAATTTTAACCCTTTTGATGCTGGCAAGAAATCTGTAATTCCAGAGGCCGATAGATTTTGGGAACACGATTTTTAATCCAAGTTTTAGAAATACTTTAACGCAATTACCAATCCCTAAACATTATTTTTCTGTTAAAAATGAAAGATTCAGTCTACATTTGGGTGCTGATTACCACCTTAGCCCTTGTCACCGTTACCATCATGTCCGTTATGGATTTCCCTTTTAATTGGGTATTTTACTGCACCGTTTTGGGTCAGGCCCTGATTGTCCTCATGGTATACAAAGTATTAACCGACAATTACACGACGGAGAAAACCTTTAAGGATTTTTATGAAGACCACCCCATTGGCAATAGGGTCAATTAGACATCAAGATGTTATCCCTATTCCTAGATTCCTTTAAATGTGAAGTCATGCCAAGCTCCGGTATGACCAGCAATGGTATCTTGGTGTGAAAGGCCACCCGTTTTACAACGGGTTCCCGTACCAATTGTTCCATATAACTATGTTGATAGTTTAACATGGCCAGCAAGTGAATTTCCATTTCCTTGGAAAATACCTCCAGAGTCTTGGATACTGAATTCAATTCAGACACGGTATGCACGTAGTGTTCCACATCGCCAAGATATTTCCGTAACATGCCTAAATTGAACAGCTGCAATTCGGAAAGGGTTTTGATTTCATATTGTACATGTACGATTCGAACGGTGGCATCAAAAATAGTGGCGAGTTCCACCAAGGGCCTTAGTTCAGATTTGGTGTAAAAACGGGTAAAATCCGTGGCAAAAGCGATTTCCGTGGGTTTTTCAAACTCAAAATTTTGTGGAATGGCCAATACCGGACAATCCTTGACCGATTTAATGACCCGTACCGCATTACTTCCCATAAAAACCTCTTCCATACCGGTCGCCCCGGTAGTTCCCATAATGACCAATTCAATATCATAAGCCGTAATGCTTTCAATGACCTCATCCACCAACAAACTAAAGGAAGAAATAGTCTCAAAATGATGTCTATCGTTATTGAAGTCCTTCTGAACCCTTGCCATAAGATCCTCAAGTCCCTTTTGTGAATACTTTGCGGCACTGTTGGTCAACATGCTTTCTTCAAAGCTCGTTGCCATAAACCTACTTCCGGCCATGGCAGGAGTGTAGGTATTCAACAAATAAAAGGTACATTCCTGATCCCAGAACATGGATATGGCATACTTGATAGCATTACAGGAATTATCCGAAAAGTCCGTAGGAATTAAAATATTCTTCATCTAATTTCAACTTTGAATCGACGATAAAATTAGACGGTGCTATACAAGGAAACTATGACAATTATCAGCTTTGTATAAAAAGACATTGGATGCCCAACAAAAGTGCTTTTTGGATTTTGAATGTTAGTGTGGGCGATGTAGAGACATCCCTTTGAACCCATCAGGTTAGATAAAATTAGCAATCAAACTTTCTTTAAGCCTATAGAAGATAACGGATTTACGGTGATTGCTTTGGTAATTGATGTTTATAATCAGAAATTGGATTTTAAAATCCTTCCACCAAATTTTTTAGGGCCTTCTCGTCCTTAACACCAATTCTTTTTCCAGATGTCTTCAGATACCCTTTTTTTTTGAATTCTGAGATGATACGAATACATGATTCTATGGCGGTTCCTACTACATTGGAGATATCCTCCCTAGATAGGACGAGTCTCAGATAGCCTTCCTCATCCTCTCCAAAATTATTTTTCAAATACAAAAAAGCTTCGGCCATTCGCTGCTTTACGCTTTTTTGGCTCATGTTCACGATAACGTCATCGGCCTCCTTTAGGTCGTGCGCCATATGCCTCAATACCTCCAAGGTAAAATTAGGATTGGTATGTAAGGTAGAGACTATTCCATCCTTGGGAATAAAACAAACCTCCATATCACTCACGGCCACGGCACTCAGGTTCACGCTTTCTTCCGCAACTACGGATCGCTGGCCAATGACCTCACCCTTGCTGGCAAGTTTTACAATTTGATCCTTTCCGTTCTCGCTTAATTTGGATAGTTTGGATACCCCATCACGAACACAAAACACACCGTCAAGCTTTTCGCCCTCCTTAAAGAGGGGTTCACCTTTTTTAATCATTCGGGTTGTTTTTGAATCCGATACCCGTTTTAATTCCTCCTTGGACATCGCACGTAAGGAATTGAATTGCCGCACGATACAATTTTCACATCTGCTTTCCATTTTAAAAAGTTTACCTGACCACTCAAAAGTAATTTCAACAAGTTACGTAAAACCTGATAAATATCATATTTAAAAACTGCCTCATTTCCAACCTTTGCCCAAGGTATTAGCAAATGAATTATGGAAAAGCAACATTGTTATCACTGTGGTGACGATTGCGATTCCGATAGTATCGAATACGACCAAAAATGCTTCTGTTGCAACGGATGCAAGACCGTCTACGAGATTTTTTCGGAAAACAATCTTTCCTATTATTACGACTTACAGGCTTCTGCGGGTTCTACACCCACGGCTATCGAAGGCACCTATGATTTTCTGGAAACGGATAGTATCGTTGAAAAATTAACGGAATTCAATGATGGCAATCTCCAGATAGTGAATCTCTATGTTCCTTTAATACATTGTAGTTCCTGTATATGGGTTTTGGAAAACATGAACAAGCTGAACCCGTTCATTACATCATCACAAGTAAACTTTTCGAAGAAAACGGTAAGGATATCCTATAACAGCAAAAAGACCAACCTAAAGGAGGTAGTGGTGCTATTGGCCAGAATTGGGTATGAGCCCTATATATCCTTGGAGGATATAGATGGAAAGGAAAAAAAGGTAGATCGAAGCCTTATCTACAAATTGGGAGTCGCAGGATTTGCCTTTGGCAATGTAATGTTTCTTTCCTTTCCAGATTATTTTGATCTAAGCTCTAGCAAAACATCCGGTGGCGAATTTTGGTTGAACCAATACGAAGTTGTTTTCAGATGGTTGATGTTCACATTTTCCCTTCCGGTCGTTTTTTATGCGGGAGCCGATTACTTCATTTCGGCATACAAAGGGCTGCGTTCCAAAATCTTGAACATAGATGTTCCCATTTCATTGGGGATACTGGTTTTGTTTGTACGTAGTACGCTCGAAATCATGTTCGATTTGGGAAGCGGTTTTTTTGACTCTCTAACCGGATTGGTCTTCTTCCTGCTACTTGGGAAATTTTTTCAGCAAAAGACCTATTCCTTCCTTTCCTTTGAAAGGGATTACAAATCCTATTTCCCCATTGCGGTCACCAAAATCAATGATGATGGTACTGAGGTGAGTACACAGGTACACGAAATTAAGCAGGGTGACCTGTTGTTGATCAGAAATGGGGAGCTGATTCCTGTGGACGGCCTTCTTTACAAGGGCAAAGCGCAGATTGATTACAGTTTTGTAACGGGGGAATCGGTCCCCGTTGAAAGGGAATTTGGCGATAAAGTATTCGCAGGGGGCAGACAAATGAACGGGCCTATTGAGGTGGAGGCCTTAAAATCGGTTTCCCAAAGTTACCTTACCCAGCTTTGGAGCAACTCGGTCTTTAAAACGGACAAGTCCACCCGATTCCAAAATATCACGGATAGTATTGGAAAACGCTTTACCATTGGGGTACTAACCATCGCTTTTTTGGCCACTTCCTATTGGTTGTATTTTGACGCGTCCTTGGCCATGAACGTTTTTACGGCCGTGTTGATCATTGCCTGTCCGTGTGCCATTGCATTGGCCTCCCCCTTTACCTTGGGCAACATGCTCAGGATATTTGGTCAGAAGAAATTCTATCTACGGGACACAGCTGCCATTGAGCAATTGGCCCAGGTAGACACGGCCATATTTGACAAGACGGGCACGATTACCACATCCAAAAGAAGTTGGGCCACTTATGAAGGGATGCCGTTGACACCGGAGGAAGAATCCCTTTTAAAAAATACCTTAAGGGCCTCGAACCATCCCTTGAGCAGAACCTTATACGATATTCTGTCAGACCACAATATTTATACCTTGGATGAGTACGAGGAACATGTGGG
This genomic interval carries:
- the hutG gene encoding formimidoylglutamase, with the translated sequence MSNYSETFSNIYTGRPSGQQLYLHEKISCLPITKVATVASEKCFALLGYACDEGVKRNLGRPGAANGPDAIRKHLGKLPNHLPTETLVYDVGTLQCLEGDMEETQQALGDSICLLLQQKHFPIVLGGGHDMAYGTYNGLKKYVGKSETIGIINFDAHFDLRNNLQDDGNTVNNSGTPFYQIAQDCIENGSPFKYLCLGIRKDANDRTLFETAKKLDVKYVMRDTFRIQFHNEINAWINAFASSVDHIYVTIDLDGFSSAYAPGVSAPSPMGFTPDVVLESLKTIMGCGKLRVLDIAELNPDFDRDDQTAKLAASLVHFILHDLP
- a CDS encoding heavy metal translocating P-type ATPase, whose amino-acid sequence is MEKQHCYHCGDDCDSDSIEYDQKCFCCNGCKTVYEIFSENNLSYYYDLQASAGSTPTAIEGTYDFLETDSIVEKLTEFNDGNLQIVNLYVPLIHCSSCIWVLENMNKLNPFITSSQVNFSKKTVRISYNSKKTNLKEVVVLLARIGYEPYISLEDIDGKEKKVDRSLIYKLGVAGFAFGNVMFLSFPDYFDLSSSKTSGGEFWLNQYEVVFRWLMFTFSLPVVFYAGADYFISAYKGLRSKILNIDVPISLGILVLFVRSTLEIMFDLGSGFFDSLTGLVFFLLLGKFFQQKTYSFLSFERDYKSYFPIAVTKINDDGTEVSTQVHEIKQGDLLLIRNGELIPVDGLLYKGKAQIDYSFVTGESVPVEREFGDKVFAGGRQMNGPIEVEALKSVSQSYLTQLWSNSVFKTDKSTRFQNITDSIGKRFTIGVLTIAFLATSYWLYFDASLAMNVFTAVLIIACPCAIALASPFTLGNMLRIFGQKKFYLRDTAAIEQLAQVDTAIFDKTGTITTSKRSWATYEGMPLTPEEESLLKNTLRASNHPLSRTLYDILSDHNIYTLDEYEEHVGKGLEGSKGGKHIKVGSSEFVGNREVSDSLNTAVHVASNNAYKGKYVFHNQYREGVSEVFRQMSEQLQLAILSGDNEGEKKNLERLLPKLTPLYFNQKPEDKLTFITSLQEQGKKVLMVGDGLNDAGALAQAEVGIAISENINVFSPACDGIMDASKFQYLYQYIIASKKAMKIIKLSFLLSLLYNVVGLYFAVTGQLQPVIAAILMPLSSISVVAFTTVRTNLLGRKLN
- a CDS encoding Crp/Fnr family transcriptional regulator; this encodes MESRCENCIVRQFNSLRAMSKEELKRVSDSKTTRMIKKGEPLFKEGEKLDGVFCVRDGVSKLSKLSENGKDQIVKLASKGEVIGQRSVVAEESVNLSAVAVSDMEVCFIPKDGIVSTLHTNPNFTLEVLRHMAHDLKEADDVIVNMSQKSVKQRMAEAFLYLKNNFGEDEEGYLRLVLSREDISNVVGTAIESCIRIISEFKKKGYLKTSGKRIGVKDEKALKNLVEGF
- a CDS encoding universal stress protein; the protein is MKNILIPTDFSDNSCNAIKYAISMFWDQECTFYLLNTYTPAMAGSRFMATSFEESMLTNSAAKYSQKGLEDLMARVQKDFNNDRHHFETISSFSLLVDEVIESITAYDIELVIMGTTGATGMEEVFMGSNAVRVIKSVKDCPVLAIPQNFEFEKPTEIAFATDFTRFYTKSELRPLVELATIFDATVRIVHVQYEIKTLSELQLFNLGMLRKYLGDVEHYVHTVSELNSVSKTLEVFSKEMEIHLLAMLNYQHSYMEQLVREPVVKRVAFHTKIPLLVIPELGMTSHLKESRNRDNILMSN